Below is a window of Frigoribacterium sp. SL97 DNA.
CGTCACCTACGGCGAACGGGCGGTCGAGGTCATCCGGGCCCGCACGTCGATCGAGGCGGGCATCCGCACCGACGGCGACACGACCAGCAGCCGACGCATCGCGTCGAACTACTTCGACCTCGCCATGATCTTCGACTACTGGGGTCCTCAGCGCCTCAACCACCACACCGAGGCGACCACCATGCTCTGGGGCGCCCGCGAGTGCGCCCGCCTCGTCGTCGACGAGGGCGTCGACGCCGTGGTGGCACGACACGAGCTGCACGGCCGCGCGATGCTCGCCGGGGTGCAGGGGCTCGGCCTCGAGACGTTCGGCGACCTCGCGCACAAGATGAACAACGTGGTCGCCGTGGTCATCCCCGACGGGGTCGACGGCGACCGGGTGCGCGGTGCCCTGCTCACCGACTTCGGCATCGAGATCGGCACCTCGTTCGGCCCGCTGCACGGCAAGGTCTGGCGCATCGGCACGATGGGCTACAACGCCCGTCGCGACACCGTGCTCACGACGCTCGCCGCGCTCGAGGCCGTGCTCCGCCGCGAGGGCGCACCGATCACGAGCGGGGGCGGCGTCGGGGCCGCGTACGACGTCTACCTCGACGCCGACCGGGCAGGAGGCGCGGCGTGAGCGACGAGGCCCGCCTCGTCCTCGAACGCTGCGACGCCCTGGCCGCGGTCTCGAGCAGCCCCACCGGCGTCGAGCGCGTGTACCTCTCGCCCGAGCACGCCCGGGTGAACGCGATGGCCGGCGAGTGGATGCGACGGGCCGGCATGACCACCTGGCAGGACGCGGCCGGCAACCAGCGCGGCCGCTACGAGGGCACCGAGCCCGGCCTGCCCGCCCTGCTGCTCGGCTCGCACCTCGACACGGTGCCCGACGCCGGCCGCTACGACGGCATCCTCGGCGTGCTGCTCGGCATCGCCCTCGTCGCGCGGCTCGAGGCGTCCGGCACCCGTCTGCCGTTCGCGATCGAGGTCCTCGCCTTCGGCGACGAAGAGGGCACCCGTTTCGGCACCGCCCTGCTCGGTTCCCGTGCAGTCGCCGGCACCTGGCTGCCCGAGTGGTGGTCCCTGGCCGACGCGTCCGGCACGACGCTGCACGAGGCATTCGTGGCGTTCGGCCTCGACCCGGACCGGGTCGGCGACGCCGCCTACGAACCGGCCGACGTGATCGGCTACCTCGAGACCCACATCGAGCAGGGCCCCTACCTCGAGGAGGCCGACCGGGCGCTCGCCGTCGTCTCGTCGATCGCCGGGGCACGACGTTTCGAACTGACGCTGACCGGGGTCGCCGGTCACGCGGGGGGCGTCCCGTTCCACCGTCGGCACGACGCGCTCGCCGGGGCCAGCGAGATCGTCCTCGCGGTCGAGCGACTGGCCCG
It encodes the following:
- a CDS encoding pyridoxal-phosphate-dependent aminotransferase family protein, encoding MGPGPINADPRVLRAMSAQLVGQYDPAMTAYMDETQALYREVFQTSNEQTLLVDGTSRAGIEASLVSLIEPGDKVLVPVFGRFGHLLREIAERCGAEVHVIEVPWGQVFPLETIVEAIERVQPKLLAVVHGDTSTTVAQPLEGLGEVCARHGVLFYTDVTASIVGNAFRTDELGLDAVSAGLQKCLGGPSGSSPVTYGERAVEVIRARTSIEAGIRTDGDTTSSRRIASNYFDLAMIFDYWGPQRLNHHTEATTMLWGARECARLVVDEGVDAVVARHELHGRAMLAGVQGLGLETFGDLAHKMNNVVAVVIPDGVDGDRVRGALLTDFGIEIGTSFGPLHGKVWRIGTMGYNARRDTVLTTLAALEAVLRREGAPITSGGGVGAAYDVYLDADRAGGAA
- a CDS encoding allantoate amidohydrolase, with product MSDEARLVLERCDALAAVSSSPTGVERVYLSPEHARVNAMAGEWMRRAGMTTWQDAAGNQRGRYEGTEPGLPALLLGSHLDTVPDAGRYDGILGVLLGIALVARLEASGTRLPFAIEVLAFGDEEGTRFGTALLGSRAVAGTWLPEWWSLADASGTTLHEAFVAFGLDPDRVGDAAYEPADVIGYLETHIEQGPYLEEADRALAVVSSIAGARRFELTLTGVAGHAGGVPFHRRHDALAGASEIVLAVERLAREADCIATVGRLQAFPGGVNVIPGLVEFSLDLRGEHDDRRDEVWAGIQAVAAEVGERRGLTLAVDETHRAPAVVASPRLRGFVREGIAATGDADPMVLFSKAGHDAMAVAELTEWAMLFVRCGNGGISHHPDEIVTIDDVAVALDAFEAAVHAVAAAHPVAARASA